A single window of Salvia splendens isolate huo1 chromosome 8, SspV2, whole genome shotgun sequence DNA harbors:
- the LOC121746230 gene encoding transmembrane protein 87A-like, translating to MLRLSSGIPTLRLAAVALLLLCTLRIKASVHEYTGERFAAKGNAFVVHGGSEGIYSSAPSLNESSPGNSFIRSERIVFRRPLDLSNFSSESIHAVVFEVDDRDAIGGSAYGGQRALCCSADLAKLGVCKQGQIIYRPSTNNPGWPQVFGVSFDIDTTDTTLRPRSLQITKTGMYNLYFIHCDPRLKEVYVEGKSVWKNPTGYLPGRMAPLMRFYGFMSLAFVLLGVFWFSQYARFWKEVLPLQNCITLVITLGMFEMALWYFDYAEFNEAGTRPTGITLWAVTFGTVKRTVARLVLLIVSMGYGVVRPTLGGLTSKVMLLGGTFFLASEVLEIIENVGTVSDRSGKARLFFVLPVAVLDAFFILWIFTSLSSTLNKLQARRLTAKLDIYRKFTNALAIAVIVSVGWICYELYFKSNDVYNELWQNAWIIPAFWQVLSFSLLCVICALWAPSQNSMRYAYSSEDAEEEFDKDDTLKLIKPSQLVPKDVRKPDFESPTSGNGSPHSDLEQEKTA from the exons ATGCTGCGCTTGAGCTCCGGAATCCCCACCCTGCGCCTCGCTGCGGTGGCGCTGCTGCTGCTATGCACTCTTCGCATTAAGGCGTCGGTGCACGAGTACACCGGAGAGAGATTCGCCGCCAAAGGAAATGCGTTCGTTGTTCACGGAGGCAGCGAGGGGATTTACTCTTCTGCCCCCAGTCTCAACGAGTCCTCCCCCGGAAACTCTTTTATCCG ATCTGAAAGGATAGTATTCCGTAGGCCTTTGGACCTCTCCAATTTCAGCTCAGAATCCATTCATGCCGTTGTATTTGAGGTCGATGACAGGGACGCAATTGGAGGTTCTGCATATGGAGGTCAGAGAGCTTTATGCTGCTCAGCAGACCTGGCAAAGCTTGGAGTCTGCAAGCAAGGTCAAATCATTTACCGCCCTTCTACCAATAATCCAGGATGGCCACAAGTATTCGGTGTATCATTTGATATAGATACGACAGACACTACTCTGCGGCCAAGATCCCTGCAAATTACGAAAACTGGGATGTACAACCTGTACTTTATTCATTGTGATCCTCGGCTTAAAGAGGTTTATGTTGAGGGGAAATCAGTATGGAAAAATCCTACTGGTTACCTACCTGGCAGAATGGCCCCTCTCATGAGATTCTATGGATTCATGTCTCTTGCATTTGTGCTGCTTGGGGTATTCTGGTTTTCACAGTATGCAAGATTTTGGAAAGAAGTCCTTCCATTGCAAAACTGTATTACACTCGTGATAACACTGGGAATGTTTGAAATGGCCTTGTGGTACTTTGATTATGCTGAGTTTAATGAAGCTGGAACCAGACCTACTGGGATCACTCTCTGGGCAGTCACTTTTGGGACGGTGAAACGTACGGTGGCACGACTTGTCCTTCTCATTGTTTCTATGGGTTATGGTGTTGTCAGACCTACCTTAGGTGGGCTTACGTCAAAGGTTATGTTACTTGGAGGAACTTTCTTTCTTGCTTCTGAAGTACTTGAAATTATTGAAAATGTCGGTACTGTGAGTGACCGCTCAGGGAAGGCTAGACTATTTTTCGTCCTTCCGGTTGCAGTTTTGGATGCTTTCTTCATTCTTTGGATATTTACCTCCCTCTCTTCCACCTTGAATAAGCTTCAG GCTAGGAGGTTGACTGCCAAGTTAGATATTTACAGGAAGTTCACCAATGCATTAGCGATTGCAGTTATCGTGTCTGTTGGCTGGATTTGCTATGAG CTTTATTTCAAATCAAATGACGTATACAATGAGCTAtggcaaaatgcttggatcatCCCAGCGTTCTGGCAAGTACTTTCGTTCTCCCTATTATGTGTCATATGTGCTCTCTGGGCGCCATCACAGAACTCAATGCG ATATGCTTATTCGTCCGAGGATGCTGAGGAAGAGTTTGACAAAGACGACACTTTGAAACTCATAAAACCATCACAACTGGTCCCAAAGGATGTAAGGAAGCCAGATTTTGAATCTCCCACAAGCGGCAATGGTTCTCCCCATAGTGATCTTGAACAAGAAAAGACTGCCTAA
- the LOC121745598 gene encoding sm-like protein LSM1B, with protein sequence MSSSMSWAEPADVYLSTSLASYLDKKLLVLLRDGRKLLGILRSFDQFANVVLEGACERLIVGDLYCDIPLGLYVIRGENVVLIGELDPLKMELPPNMVRVSEPEIRSAQKVEREASELMGTMKKRMDFLDMD encoded by the exons ATGAGTTCATCAATGTCTTGGGCGGAACCAGCGGATGTTTATCTCTCTACTTCTCTTGCTAGTTATCTTGACA AGAAACTTCTTGTGTTACTTCGAGATGGACGGAAACTTTTAGGGATTCTTCGTTCGTTTGATCAGTTTG CTAATGTTGTCCTAGAAGGTGCATGCGAGCGTCTTATCGTTGGTGATCTGTATTGCGACATTCCATTAGGTCTATATGTAATCCGTGGAGAAAATGTTGTTTTGATTGGGGAACTG GACCCACTGAAGATGGAACTACCCCCAAATATGGTTCGTGTTTCAGAACCAGAGATAAGAAGT GCACAAAAAGTGGAGAGGGAGGCGTCCGAGCTCATGGGTACCATGAAAAAGAGGATGGATTTCCTTGATATGGATTAA
- the LOC121745781 gene encoding pollen receptor-like kinase 3, protein MAIAIFLCTFLLISPATLSISESEALLKFKKSVVDSSPLHSWKPGTEPCAPNVHWIGIICVNGLVSSLRLKNLGLSGKIDIESLSSLSTLRSVGFVSNSFSGPIPSFNRMVLLKGLYLSKNKFSGEIAADYFEPMAGLKKVWLSGNNFSGRIPASLFQLAHLAELRLDNNQFSGTIPPPELPALVFLDVSNNSLEGEIPGGLMRFGTNAFQGNVGLSAPNEGPFDTDVGLYGTSSRPRMSRMHMSFFMWFLVAAAMLFLVMVVGIFAMKRRQETGDGIDECSSFQISSARRTDGVARGEGLASGSATSHKEPRKYGKGMEIVMMNEEKGGFSMQDLMKSSAQVLSTGATSSSYKAMMPTGMTVVVKRIKENAKIGKEQFDDEMRRLGCLKHPNVCSLLAYHFRTNEKLLVCEYKPKASLLYQLQLHGTAANSDLDWTTRLRILQGIARGLAYLHTELSSLDLPHGNLKSNNVLLTEQYEPQLSDYGLCLVISRSLASQTLAAYKAPEAILDHHISPKCDIYCLGIIILELLTGKFTSQFVNDGEGGVDVVQLARSATADDKEDQLFDPHLEQTEKSKHEMKQLLHVGVACTENRPEQRLNMAEVLRRIEGITVEGQSHDQTTIHVGEQSSRELV, encoded by the exons ATGGCCATAGCCATATTCTTGTGCACTTTTCTGCTAATTTCTCCGGCAACACTTTCCATTTCTGAATCGGAAGCtctcctaaaatttaaaaaatccgTCGTGGATTCATCCCCTCTGCATTCATGGAAACCCGGGACGGAGCCGTGCGCACCGAACGTGCATTGGATCGGCATAATCTGCGTGAACGGGTTGGTTTCGAGCCTCCGGCTGAAGAACCTGGGGCTGTCCGGGAAGATTGATATCGAGTCGCTGTCCTCGCTCTCGACCCTGAGAAGCGTTGGCTTCGTCTCGAATTCTTTCTCCGGCCCTATCCCGAGTTTCAATCGCATGGTGCTGCTCAAGGGATTGTACCTCTCGAAGAACAAGTTTTCAGGGGAGATTGCAGCTGACTATTTCGAGCCTATGGCCGGCCTCAAGAAGGTTTGGTTGTCGGGAAACAACTTCTCGGGCCGGATTCCTGCCTCATTGTTCCAGCTGGCTCATTTGGCCGAGCTGCGCCTGGATAACAACCAGTTTTCCGGGACCATTCCCCCGCCTGAGCTGCCAGCTCTCGTGTTCTTGGACGTCTCCAATAATAGCTTGGAAGGGGAGATCCCCGGGGGCCTGATGAGATTCGGGACGAATGCATTCCAGGGTAATGTGGGGCTTTCTGCTCCTAATGAGGGGCCTTTTGATACTGATGTGGGGCTTTATGGGACATCCTCGCGGCCCAGGATGAGTCGTATGCACATGTCCTTCTTCATGTGGTTCTTGGTGGCTGCGGCGATGTTGTTCTTGGTGATGGTGGTTGGTATCTTCGCGATGAAGAGGAGGCAGGAGACAGGTGATGGTATAGATGAATGCTCTAGTTTCCAAATATCGAGTGCTAGGAGGACCGATGGGGTGGCCCGTGGGGAGGGGTTGGCCTCGGGCTCCGCCACGTCCCACAAGGAGCCGAGGAAATATGGGAAGGGGATGGAGATAGTGATGATGAATGAGGAGAAGGGTGGGTTCTcgatgcaggatctcatgaaaTCCTCGGCCCAAGTGCTGTCGACCGGGGCCACCAGCTCGTCCTACAAGGCCATGATGCCCACCGGGATGACCGTCGTGGTCAAGAGGATCAAAGAGAACGCTAAGATCGGGAAGGAACAGTTTGATGATGAAATGAGAAGACTTGGCTGTTTGAAGCATCCAAATGTGTGCTCACTCTTGGCCTATCACTTTCGCACTAATGAGAAGCTTTTGGTGTGTGAGTATAAACCTAAAGCCAGTCTGCTATATCAATTGCAACTACACG GTACAGCCGCCAACTCCGACCTGGACTGGACAACAAGACTCAGGATACTTCAAGGCATTGCCAGGGGTCTGGCTTACCTTCACACCGAGCTCTCCTCCCTCGACCTCCCACACGGTAATCTCAAATCCAACAATGTGCTTCTAACCGAACAATACGAGCCTCAACTCTCAGACTACGGGCTATGCCTAGTGATTAGCCGCAGCCTTGCTTCACAAACACTAGCAGCATACAAGGctccagaagcaattctggatcACCACATTTCACCAAAATGCGACATCTATTGCCTAGGAATCATCATTCTTGAACTTCTTACTGGGAAATTCACTTCTCAGTTTGTCAACGACGGAGAAGGTGGGGTCGATGTAGTCCAACTGGCGAGATCAGCCACTGCAGATGATAAAGAGGACCAACTATTTGATCCGCACCTGGAACAGACCGAAAAGTCCAAACATGAGATGAAGCAGCTTCTCCACGTCGGTGTAGCATGCACCGAGAACAGACCCGAGCAGCGTTTGAACATGGCAGAGGTCCTTAGGCGGATAGAAGGGATAACAGTGGAGGGTCAATCCCATGACCAGACGACCATCCACGTCGGAGAACAATCCTCGAGGGAGCTGGTGTGA
- the LOC121745611 gene encoding uncharacterized protein LOC121745611 isoform X1: MDSRIMATATMATAAGAAALLYYTLNKKLQSSPTTGDEDEENGREIQVHAPLGIERVSHRLIQAPATWLETISTLSETLRFTYSETLGKWPIGDLAFGISFLLKRQGNLQVGRVFGGSDSIRLKGPEIAADLRYLLYLLTLCWHFSKKPFPKFLEETGYSQEDVILQEPKAGILKPAFTVLIDHKLKTVLLLIRGTHSIKDTLTAVTGAVVPFHHSVVCEGGVINLVLGYAHGGMVAAARWIAKLSTPCLLTSLAKHPDYKLKIIGHSLGGGTAALLTYILRETHELSTATCVAFAPAACMTWELAESGNDCIISVINGADLVPTFSAASVDDLRAEVTASAWVNDLRNQIERTRILSTVYRSASALGSRLPSMASAKAKVAGAGAILRPVSNSTQVVMKRAQSMAQAAWSRPALRSWSCIGPRRRVTAAEMSCNVTEDPSESSVSQRDASEEPLIETIEETTSLVENLTLPVSSPDGRDKHKIDFTINTGVEDYDDIMDPEKFQDRMTEVELWQQIERELYKHSESDEERDNTIKEIREEEEAAIAEVSDPQSQASVPNTMEVHRFFPAGKIMHIVTLVSDEPERERDGEVSSSDSDSSPEENTEVAIFLTPRSLYSKLRLSQTMIAEHFMPVYRREMEKLIRVLENEGGGSDTHSRVEEAR, encoded by the exons AT GGACTCGAGAATCATGGCGACAGCCACAATGGCTACAGCAGCTGGTGCTGCTGCACTTTTGTATTATACATTAAATAAGAAACTACAATCAAGTCCAACAACTGGTGATGAGGATGAAGAAAATGGAAGGGAGATACAAGTTCATGCCCCACTAGGTATTGAAAGAGTTTCTCATAGACTTATACAAGCTCCTGCGACCTGGCTAGAGACCATTTCAACTCTTTCGGAGACCCTTAGATTCACTTATTCAGAAACTTTGGGGAAGTGGCCGATTGGTGATTTGGCTTTTGGCATAAGCTTTCTCTTGAAAAGGCAG GGAAATTTACAAGTTGGCCGTGTATTTGGAGGTAGTGATAGTATACGGCTTAAAGGACCTGAAATTGCTGCAGATCTCAGATATCTTCTATATTTGCTCACTCTCTGTTGGCATTTCTCAAAGAAACCATTTCCTAAGTTTCTGGAAGAGACTGGCTATTCTCAAGAAGACGTTATCCTTCAAGAACCTAAAGCTGGA ATTTTGAAGCCAGCCTTCACTGTCTTGATTGACCACAAATTAAAAACTGTCCTATTGCTGATTCGTGGAACTCACAGTATAAAGGACACTTTGACAGCTGTTACTGGAGCTGTTGTACCATTCCATCATTCAGTGGTCTGTGAGGGAGGAGTCATCAACCTAGTTCTAGGTTATGCACATGGTGGAATGGTTGCAGCTGCTAGATGGATTGCAAAGCTTTCAACTCCTTGTCTTCTCACTTCGCTTGCTAAGCACCCTGATTACAAACTTAAG ATCATAGGACATTCTCTTGGTGGCGGTACAGCTGCCCTTTTAACATATATTTTGCGAGAAACACATGAACTATCAACTGCTACCTGTGTTGCGTTTGCTCCAG CTGCTTGTATGACATGGGAACTGGCCGAGTCTGGTAATGACTGCATTATCTCTGTAATAAATGGAGCTGATTTAGTGCCTACATTCTCGGCTGCATCAGTAGATGATTTGCGTGCTGAG GTAACAGCATCTGCTTGGGTGAATGATCTGCGGAATCAAATCGAACGTACCAGAATACTTAGTACAGTTTATCGTTCTGCTTCAGCGTTGGGTTCTCGTCTTCCTTCCATGGCAAGTGCTAAAGCCAAAGTAGCTGGTGCTGGTGCAATCCTACGTCCAGTCTCCAATAGTACGCAG GTCGTCATGAAGAGAGCTCAGAGTATGGCTCAAGCCGCTTGGTCCCGCCCGGCCCTCCGGTCATGGTCTTGCATAGGCCCTCGTCGCAGAGTTACAGCAGCTGAGATGAGTTGCAATGTAACTGAAGACCCTTCAGAGTCTTCCGTTTCTCAGAGAGACGCGTCAGAGGAGCCACTTATCGAAACAATTGAAGAAACAACCTCACTTGTTGAAAACTTGACCCTTCCCGTATCTTCACCAGATGGAAGAGACAAGCATAAGATTGACTTCACAATTAATACCGGAGTTGAAGATTATGACGATATCATGGACCCTGAGAAGTTTCAAGATCGGATGACAGAGGTAGAGTTGTGGCAGCAAATAGAGCGCGAGCTTTATAAACACTCAGAATCAGATGAGGAACGTGATAATACAATCAAAGAAATCCGGGAAGAGGAGGAAGCCGCCATCGCTGAGGTAAGTGACCCTCAATCTCAAGCCTCAGTTCCTAACACGATGGAGGTGCATAGATTTTTTCCCGCTGGCAAGATAATGCACATAGTGACGCTAGTTTCTGATGAGCCGGAACGAGAAAGAGATGGTGAAGTTTCCTCCAGTGACTCGGACAGTAGCCCGGAGGAAAACACAGAAGTTGCAATCTTTCTCACTCCGAGGTCACTATATAGTAAACTAAGGCTCTCACAGACCATGATTGCTGAGCACTTCATGCCTGTATATAGACGAGAGATGGAAAAGCTGATAAGAGTACTTGAAAACGAAGGTGGGGGGTCGGATACCCATAGTCGAGTCGAAGAAGCTCGTTAG
- the LOC121745611 gene encoding uncharacterized protein LOC121745611 isoform X2 has translation MATATMATAAGAAALLYYTLNKKLQSSPTTGDEDEENGREIQVHAPLGIERVSHRLIQAPATWLETISTLSETLRFTYSETLGKWPIGDLAFGISFLLKRQGNLQVGRVFGGSDSIRLKGPEIAADLRYLLYLLTLCWHFSKKPFPKFLEETGYSQEDVILQEPKAGILKPAFTVLIDHKLKTVLLLIRGTHSIKDTLTAVTGAVVPFHHSVVCEGGVINLVLGYAHGGMVAAARWIAKLSTPCLLTSLAKHPDYKLKIIGHSLGGGTAALLTYILRETHELSTATCVAFAPAACMTWELAESGNDCIISVINGADLVPTFSAASVDDLRAEVTASAWVNDLRNQIERTRILSTVYRSASALGSRLPSMASAKAKVAGAGAILRPVSNSTQVVMKRAQSMAQAAWSRPALRSWSCIGPRRRVTAAEMSCNVTEDPSESSVSQRDASEEPLIETIEETTSLVENLTLPVSSPDGRDKHKIDFTINTGVEDYDDIMDPEKFQDRMTEVELWQQIERELYKHSESDEERDNTIKEIREEEEAAIAEVSDPQSQASVPNTMEVHRFFPAGKIMHIVTLVSDEPERERDGEVSSSDSDSSPEENTEVAIFLTPRSLYSKLRLSQTMIAEHFMPVYRREMEKLIRVLENEGGGSDTHSRVEEAR, from the exons ATGGCGACAGCCACAATGGCTACAGCAGCTGGTGCTGCTGCACTTTTGTATTATACATTAAATAAGAAACTACAATCAAGTCCAACAACTGGTGATGAGGATGAAGAAAATGGAAGGGAGATACAAGTTCATGCCCCACTAGGTATTGAAAGAGTTTCTCATAGACTTATACAAGCTCCTGCGACCTGGCTAGAGACCATTTCAACTCTTTCGGAGACCCTTAGATTCACTTATTCAGAAACTTTGGGGAAGTGGCCGATTGGTGATTTGGCTTTTGGCATAAGCTTTCTCTTGAAAAGGCAG GGAAATTTACAAGTTGGCCGTGTATTTGGAGGTAGTGATAGTATACGGCTTAAAGGACCTGAAATTGCTGCAGATCTCAGATATCTTCTATATTTGCTCACTCTCTGTTGGCATTTCTCAAAGAAACCATTTCCTAAGTTTCTGGAAGAGACTGGCTATTCTCAAGAAGACGTTATCCTTCAAGAACCTAAAGCTGGA ATTTTGAAGCCAGCCTTCACTGTCTTGATTGACCACAAATTAAAAACTGTCCTATTGCTGATTCGTGGAACTCACAGTATAAAGGACACTTTGACAGCTGTTACTGGAGCTGTTGTACCATTCCATCATTCAGTGGTCTGTGAGGGAGGAGTCATCAACCTAGTTCTAGGTTATGCACATGGTGGAATGGTTGCAGCTGCTAGATGGATTGCAAAGCTTTCAACTCCTTGTCTTCTCACTTCGCTTGCTAAGCACCCTGATTACAAACTTAAG ATCATAGGACATTCTCTTGGTGGCGGTACAGCTGCCCTTTTAACATATATTTTGCGAGAAACACATGAACTATCAACTGCTACCTGTGTTGCGTTTGCTCCAG CTGCTTGTATGACATGGGAACTGGCCGAGTCTGGTAATGACTGCATTATCTCTGTAATAAATGGAGCTGATTTAGTGCCTACATTCTCGGCTGCATCAGTAGATGATTTGCGTGCTGAG GTAACAGCATCTGCTTGGGTGAATGATCTGCGGAATCAAATCGAACGTACCAGAATACTTAGTACAGTTTATCGTTCTGCTTCAGCGTTGGGTTCTCGTCTTCCTTCCATGGCAAGTGCTAAAGCCAAAGTAGCTGGTGCTGGTGCAATCCTACGTCCAGTCTCCAATAGTACGCAG GTCGTCATGAAGAGAGCTCAGAGTATGGCTCAAGCCGCTTGGTCCCGCCCGGCCCTCCGGTCATGGTCTTGCATAGGCCCTCGTCGCAGAGTTACAGCAGCTGAGATGAGTTGCAATGTAACTGAAGACCCTTCAGAGTCTTCCGTTTCTCAGAGAGACGCGTCAGAGGAGCCACTTATCGAAACAATTGAAGAAACAACCTCACTTGTTGAAAACTTGACCCTTCCCGTATCTTCACCAGATGGAAGAGACAAGCATAAGATTGACTTCACAATTAATACCGGAGTTGAAGATTATGACGATATCATGGACCCTGAGAAGTTTCAAGATCGGATGACAGAGGTAGAGTTGTGGCAGCAAATAGAGCGCGAGCTTTATAAACACTCAGAATCAGATGAGGAACGTGATAATACAATCAAAGAAATCCGGGAAGAGGAGGAAGCCGCCATCGCTGAGGTAAGTGACCCTCAATCTCAAGCCTCAGTTCCTAACACGATGGAGGTGCATAGATTTTTTCCCGCTGGCAAGATAATGCACATAGTGACGCTAGTTTCTGATGAGCCGGAACGAGAAAGAGATGGTGAAGTTTCCTCCAGTGACTCGGACAGTAGCCCGGAGGAAAACACAGAAGTTGCAATCTTTCTCACTCCGAGGTCACTATATAGTAAACTAAGGCTCTCACAGACCATGATTGCTGAGCACTTCATGCCTGTATATAGACGAGAGATGGAAAAGCTGATAAGAGTACTTGAAAACGAAGGTGGGGGGTCGGATACCCATAGTCGAGTCGAAGAAGCTCGTTAG